The nucleotide sequence TGACCCCGATCGCGCCAGCCTTTCTACCTGGACTGCCCGATTGGTCAAACAACATCATGACCTGAATGCCTTTCTGCTGGAACGGGGTTTGTGTCTGCTGAGCGATTGGGCAATTTTGAATGACACCACTCAGAAGAAGTTGAACCGGGTACTGACCCAATTTCATCATTTGACTGAGCAGGAAGTTCATCAGGCAAGTCGTTTGCTAGACAGTTACCATGCCGTTTACCGCCGCGATCGCATTTTGCAAGGGCAGAAAGGGCAGTGCCCAGAACCTAAAGAGCCGCAGCTAAAAGCCATCGCCGACTTGATCCAGGAAAAGACCCAACAGCCCTACCCACCTGCGATTATCCTATCCCGGTTGCACCACTTAGCCGATCGCTTACGGCAACATCGAATTTCAACTAGAGGTGGAATTCCACCAGCAAAATCCTTTGACCAACCAGAGAATGCTAGTTTGCTGGAAAGTTTGCAAACAAAGTCTAGCGATGATCAGGAGGAGCCTCAAATTGAATTTTTACAGTTTTATCGTCAGCAATTCTTAACTAGTTTAGAAACGGCATTAGAGGGTGTTATGGGCGATCGCCTGCAAGCTCTAAAACCGCCTAAAGACCAGTCCTTTCGATTCGGATTGAGGCGATCGCCACTCCAGGACACACCGACAGCCACATGGCCTATCTGGTCAATGGGACGCATCTGTTGACGGGTGATTCCCTGTTCATTCGCGGTTGTGGACGCACTGACTTTCAAAGCGGCAATGCTGGAGCAATGTACGACGCCATCACTCAACGCCTGTTTACCTTACCGGATGAAACGCTGGTTTATCCAGGACACGACTACAAGGGCGAAACGGTTTCTACAATCGGCGAAGAAAAGCAGTGGAACCCTCGCTTTGTGAGGCAAACGCGAGAGAGCTTTATTCACCTGATGTCCAACCTCAACCTGCCCAATCCCAGGAAAATTATGGAAGCAGTGCCCGCCAATCAGGAATGTGGCAAAGTGGCAATGGCGGCTCGATAGAGATTGTCACTAATCTGCTCTGTGCAGTTAATTTTCCAGCAATTCAGGCCTCTTCGCATCCGGCAGAAGGGGTTTTTGTCATGAATTCAGAACTAACCATGTTTCAAAGATTTTAGAGGGAGTCAGCGACCTCAGTACAGGACAAAACTTGTCAATTGAGGCACATAGAGGGTTGAAAACTTAGGCGGGAAGGGGTTTCCTAGGAATAACAACAAACCAACGAGACCCCCCATGCAACAGATTACCGAATTTCGCCAAGTTTTGCAGCCCCTCCTCGGTTGGCATGGTGCGCGGCTGGCATTTGTGGCTCAATTTCTGATCGCCCTGCTACGAACCCGTACGGTGAATCTGAGCGAATTGGCTGCTAGCTTTTGTGGTTCCGCCCAAATTCCGTCGAACTACAAGCGTCTCCAGCGCTTCTTTAGCGACTTTGATCTCGATTATGCGGCGATTGCCCGTGCCGTGGTCTGCCTGATGGGGATCCCGCAGCCTTGGGTGCTCGCCATAGACCGCACCGAATGGAGCTTTGGCGGTAGCGTTTTCAACATTCTCACCCTGGGCATTTGCCATCAGGGTATTTCCTTTCCGGTGGTGTTTCTGATGCTGGACAACCGCGGCAATTCCAACACCCAAGAGCGCATCGATTTGCTCAACGAATTCTTCACGATTTTTGGCGAGGATGTCCGCCTGCGGTGCCTGACGAGCGACCGCGAATTTGTTGGGCGGGAGTGGATTGGCTATTTGCTCGAAGATGAGCCAATCCCGTTTCGGGGGCGGATTCGCGAAACTGAAACGCTCAGTGATGGCAGCAAAGCCCTGAATGGCCGCGTCCTCTTTGCCGATCTCAAAGCGGGTGAAACCAAGATTTTACGCAAACGCCGTCAAGTGTGGGGACATTGGGTGTATGTCGTTGGTCTGCGGCTTGACACCCAGGAATTACTGATTTTGGTCACCAACCATTCACCCCATTCAGCCCTCAAAGATTACGCCCTGCGGTGGAATTTAGAAACCCTGTTCGGTGCGTTCAAAACTCGGGGCTTCTGCCTCGAAGCGACCCATTTTATTGATGACTACCGAGTCCGCAAGCTCTTTGCGCTCCTCACATTGGCGTTATGTTGGGTGATGCGAACGGGGGTGTGGCGGCAGGCGCACAAAACGATTCAACTCAAGTCCCATGGGCGCAAAGCCCAGAGTCTATTCCGATATGGCTTAGATTACTTGCACAACCTACTCGTTAATCTTGACCATAAATTAGATGAGTTCTTGGACAATCTCAAACTTTTGTCCTGTACTTAGGTCAGCGACATCCTTCATTGTATCGGTAAGAATCCTATCTATCGGCCTGGAAGCTCTCATAAAATGTTCTCAACCTATCGTTTAATCAGAACAAAGATAGCAACTGCTAAGACAAAGTAACCGAATCCTTTCTCAAGTTGTTTGGCACTCATAAATTGATTCAAGTAGGATCCCAAAAGAATCCCTGCACTGGATGCGATCGTGAAAGACAATAGCAAATTCCAATCAATCGGAACGTGACCAAAGTACCCGGCAAATCCAGCAACAGACTTTAAGGCCAAAATAATCAGGGATGTTCCGACAGCTTCTTTCATGGGGGTTTTTCCAAGCAGCACCAGGACCGGAATTACCAGAAACCCGCCGCCAATGCCAATGAAGCCCGTGAGCGTGCCGACCCCAAGACCTTCTAAAGCGATCGCCAACCATTTACGAATAACGGCATGGTGATCGTGATGATCAACTTTGTTGAACGATGTTTCCGATTTGCTGGCTCCTTTGCGAATCATCGTGATTGAGGCAATCAGCATCATAACCCCAAAGGTAATCAATTGAATCGTGTGTGTAATGAATGGCAACGAGGCCAGCCGCGCTCCTAAATAAGCTCCTAGCATCGAAGCAGGCGCAAATAGAGCAATAATTTTAGGATTGACATTGCCCTGCCGCCAGTGAGGAATGGCACCAATCAAGCTCGCAAATCCCACAATTACCAGAGTCATCGCAAAAGCAGATTTTGCTGGAACGGCCATGATGTAGATCAGAACAGGAGCCGCCAAGATTGATCCACCCCCACCAATCAATCCCAAGCTGATGCCAATAAGAATTGCCAGCAAGTGACCAATAATAGTTGTCAACATCAATGCGTCTTCCTGGTGTATCTTCCTAATGAAATTAAATTGCGCAGTCATAACAATAGACATTTCTTCCAGTTAATTCTGGCTTTGTTGCATGAATGCCTCAAGCCCCTGTGCAACAAGGGGCATCAATTAGACGGTTCCATTGATAGAGCCTTGCGTAGCAAGGCTTTCAGACAAAGGTCGGAGCAATTATGTAACGAGGCCGTTAATTCTTATCCAGGCAATATAGCGTTTCTCAATTGAATGAGGTACGGAGGCTGTGAGGTACAGTGGGATGCTCCGCACCCTCACCGTACCTCACACCCTTGAAAAGGGCATACTTTTGATTAAGTTTCGGGATGGTGTTGCATATTGCCATGTAGGAACAGCCGTATGAGAGCCTTTAAATTCCTTACGATTCTCAAATAGAATGAATATAGACATTGCCACTAGTGTTCCGTCAGGAAAATTTTGACGGGTCGCAGACCCTCAAAATTTAACTTCAATCAGCCTTTCAGTATTCAGTTACCTGTCAAATTTAATTTGACAGACCACTAGCCAATCATAAGGACATTGCCACACTTTTCATTTGCTGGAACTGCTTCCATGATTTTTTTCGGATCAGGAAGATTTAGCCCATTCATAAACTCAATGAACTGATCGCGAGTTCGCCCCCTGAAGCGAGGATTCCACTGTTCTTCTTCGGCGATTGTAGAAACACTGTGACCACGATAGTCATGGGCAGGATACACCAGTGTGCCATCTGGCAGTGTAAACAGGTTCTTGGTCACAGAGTCATATAACGTGCCTGCATCACCGCTCTGAAAATCAGTCCGACCGCAGCCGCGAATAAACAGAGCATCGCCCGTCAACACTCTGTCGCCATTTACCAGATAGGCCATATGGCTGTCAGTATGTCCTGGAGTGGCGATCGCCTGAATTTTAATCTCACCGACGTTCAAGATTTCCCCATGCTGGATGTGGCGGTTGGCACAGTCAACCTGAGCGTTCTCCGGCACAATGGTTTCACAGCCCGTCAACTCCCGCAGTTTTCCGGCTCCCGTAATATGGTCAGCGTGGACATGGGTTTCCAGACAGTATTTCAAGGTTAATCTCAACTCATTAATCAGCTTGTAATCACGCTCGACCTGCTCAATCACTGAGTCAACCAAAACTGCTTCCCTGGTCTTGGGGTCAGCAATCAGATAGGTGTAAGTCCAGGTGTCTTGATCAAACAATTGGCGAAACAGCATCATTCTTTACCTCATGAGACGGTATTGCATCGGAGATCTGGTGTTCTAGGTGTCACCCGCTACGAACAGAATGGCGACAACAACCAAGATTGAGAAAAACGTGAGATAGCCAGTAACCATGAATCCCGATCGCCTCGCAGCGCTAATTCAGATAGCTCATACATATTAAATTACCATATAGCAATATGATTTATAATTTCATCTTCGTCAAGGGGCCAGTACAAGAAGGTAGAAGGATGAAGGCAGAAGGCGAGTCCCGATAAATTCTAAAGTTGAGCGTCAAGGCACTGTACGGTTATGTCTGCCAACCTGCACTAGTGGTCTGTCAAATTAAATTTGACGGGTAACTGAATACTGAAAGGCTGATTGAAGTTAAATTTTGAGGGTCTGCGACCCGTCAAAATTTTCCTGACGGAACACTAGTAGTCTGTCAACTTTGTTTTGATGGATAGATTAGGGGAGAATGGAGAGGCAGATACCTCTTACCAACCATGCCCCAAAAGAGATACATCGTAGCCCTTAGCTGTGAAGAGCGGGAGACTTTAGAAAGTCTGACAACAACCGGAAAAACATCCGTTTATAAACTCAATCATGCTCGAATTTTGCTGAAAGCTGACATCAACCAGGAAGGCGGCGGTTGGCGGGATCAAGATATCAGTGATGCACTCGATATTAGCGTATCTACGATTGAACGAGTCCGGCAACGCTTTGTTGCACAGAGTTTAGAGGCTGCCTTAGGGCGTCAAACTCCAAGTCGAACCAAGCCCCGCTTACTCGATGGCGAACAAGAAGCGCATTTGATTGCGCTGGCGTGTGCCGAGACTCCTGAAGGACAAGGGAAATGGAGCGTTCGCCTGTTAGCAGACCAACTGGTTGAGTTGGGATATGTAGAGAGCATTTCGCATGAAACCGTGCGGCAAACGCTGAAAAAATCGAACTCAAACCCTGGTTGCAGGAATGCTGGGTAATTCCGCCGAAGTCCAATGGCGAGTTTGTTTACTACATGGAAGATGTTTTGAGCGTTTATACACGCCCTTATGACCCGCGCTACCCGGTCGTTTGTTTCGATGAAACCAGCAAACAATTAGTCCTCGAAACGCAAGTTCCCCTCCCCCCCAACCCGGTCAACCGAAGCGCTATGACTATGAATATGAACGCAATGGGGTCTGTAATCTCTTCATGATTTCTGAACCCTTAGCTGGATGGCGGCATGTAGAAGTCACTGAACGGCGCACCAAACAAGACTATGCCAAACAAATGAAATATCTGGTGGATGTGCGTTACCCCGATGCCGAATGGATTACCATCGTGCATGACCAACTCAATATTCATGACCCATCTGCCTTGTATGAGACGTTTGCACCTCAAGAAGCCAAGCGGATTCTAGACAAATTAGAGATTCATTACACACCAAAACATGGCAGTTGGCTTAACATGGCAGAAATTGAACTCAGTGTTTTAGCCCGTCAGTGCTTGGATCGTCGCATCCCAGATCAAGATACGTTGAAACGGGAAATTGCTGCTTGGGAAGAACGCAGAAATGATCAATCTCGCACCATTGATTGGCAATTTACGACTGAAGATGCTCGCATCAAACTTAAGCGACTCTATCCCTCAATTCTTTCTTGACAAGCTACTAGTGCATTGCGGCAGAAGTTTTTCACCACAAAGGCACGAAGGGACACAAAGTTTCAAGGTTCTGAGTGCGCTTGGTGTCTTTGTGGTTCAACCTGAAACTGGCGGGTTATTTTCGCCAACCTGTACTAATGCACATTGGCGGGAATAATTGGACACTTGAAACTCGGCACTCAGCACTCAGTCCTCAGCACTAACCTTATTAACTGGCTAACAATTCCTGCTTTCCTCCACCAGGGTGGATTAAAGTTTTCTCTAGAAAGCACAATCATATTACTAATTAGCGATGTAATATATATAGTAATATTTTTGTTGCCGATTCCGTTTCCATACCTTTTATTTGAGGAACTACCGTGTCACTGACTGCACAGCAAACCCAATCGACGCAACTTGCTGAACAGATTAATCAAAATCTCTCGGCTCCTGAGGCGATCGCCCCTCCGGTGAAGCACCACCAAATCGTGATTGTGGGGGGAGGGGCAGCCGGAATTACGGTTGCAGCCCAACTGCTGAAGCGCAACCGCAGCCTGGATATTGCCATTATGGAACCGTCTGACAAACACTATTACCAACCGGGCTGGACGCTGGTGGGCGGCGGTGTGGCTCCCATTGACAAATTCATTCGGGATGAAAAAGATGTCATTCCCAAAGGGGCAACCTGGATTCAAGCGCGTGTGGTGAAACTTGATCCCGATCGCGATACGGTTATTACCGAAGCAGGACAAACCATTGAGTATGATTATCTGGTGCTGTGTCCCGGCATTCAAATTGACTGGCATCTGATCAAAGGCTTAAAAGAAGCGTTGGGTCAAGGCGGAGTCACCAGCAACTACTCTAAAGACTACGCCCCCTACACCTGGGAAACCATCCAGGCTTTCAAAGGTGGAAATGCCCTCTTCACCTATCCCGCTACGCCGATTAAGTGTGGCGGTGCCCCTCAAAAAGTGATGTACATGGCAGATGACATCTTCAAGCGCAAGAGCGGTGTAGGAGTCAGCACGACCGTGATGTTTTGTACTGTTGGGGCGTCTATGTTTGCTGTACCAGAATATTCTGCCTCTCTGGATAAAGTGGTGGCGAGACGCGGCATTGTCACCAAATTCAACCACAACCTCAAGGAAATCAAGGCAGATACACAAGAAGCAATTTTTGATGTCACCACGGATGATGGCGTTGAAGAAATCAGCATTCACTACGACATGATCCACGTCGCTCCCCCCATGAGTGCCCCTGATTTTATCAAACACAGTCCACTAGCCGTGTCTGGAACTGGCGGTTGGGTGGATGTTGATAAAACAACGCTGCAACACACCCGCTATGCCAATGTATTTTCGTTAGGCGATGCATCTTCTTTGCCCACCTCTAAAACGGCGGCAGCGGCTCGGAAACAAGCGCCTATCGTTGTCCAGAACCTGCTATCTTTGATGCAAGCGCAGCCGATGGCAGCAGAATATGATGGCTACACCTGCTGCCCCCTGATCACAGGTTACAACTCAACGATCATGGCAGAGTTTGCCTACGGGGGAAAGCTGGCTCCCTCGTTTCCCCTCGATCCCACCCAGGAACGCTACTCGATGTATTTGGCAAAAGCTCATGTCTTGCCCTGGCTTTACTGGAATCGGATGCTGAAGGGTGAAGGATTTGAAGCGGATATTTTCAAACCCATCAACAAGTTGCTCCGCCGCTAGACGAAATCCTGCCGGGGATTGTGACTGCCCATCCCCCTCAATGATCGGGTAGCCCCTTGAATTTTAATGTTGGCGATCGCCCTAATATATTAGTGCTGGTGCCAGGATTCTATTCGGCTACAGAAACCAGATGCTGGAAATCATTGCCTTAGATGCGAAAACGAAACAAGTAGTCTGTCAAACAGCCCGTCTCGATCAAGTTGTCAGAATTGCATTTGAAAATCTCAGCAAACGTTAGCGGCTCTGTCTTAACTTCGACAGTTGCTGAAGCTGTTGGCTCTGCTGTTCGACTTGCATTATCAACGCATCACAAACCAGATCGCAAAGTTCAAACAGAAATGGATTGGCAATGCGATAGTAAACGCAAACCCCACGCTGCTCACGGGCAACTACCCCGGCTTGAGTCAGCATCTTCAGATGCTTAGAAACATTTGCCTGTCCTAATTCTGTTTCTTCGATAATCTCCGTCACATTCTTCGCGCCTGTTTTCAGGGAACAGACGATTTGAAGCCGACTCACCTCTGATAAAACTTTGAAGAAATCTGCCATCAGGCTCAATGCTTCGGGAGTGAGTTTGGAAATGCCACACTCATCTACTGCCTTTGCATCCACTGCCTTTGCATCCATTGCTTTTGCCACACTCACTTTTGGCGCTTTCTCCTGAACAGCAACAGGTCTCTTGGCTGACTTTGTAGGCATGGGAGGCATTCCGCAAACTTGATAAATCTATTTCTTATCATTATATTACCACACAGTAGTAGAATCTGCATATTCAGGAGAATAGGGAGACAACTATATCAGTTTGGTCCCTGCTGCTTCCATCAGTTCTCGAATCCCATCTACCCCATGAGAACTCAAGTTATCCATGACGACGCAAGCACCTATTCATAGATCAGGGACTAAAATGTACTCGATGAAGTACTTGAACACCTCTCCGCTAATTCCACCATCAAGGGTCAATCCTGCGACAATTCCATTCAAACTCATCGCACCAATCAGGGTGATACTAATTTAAGTCGGTTTTAGGGCAGATAGGGCATCCAGGATAAAAGGAATATTATATGACCGAAGAATTCTTCTGGAGTTAATTGGGTCAAGAATTGATCAACTCTGGTCTTGAATTGCTTCAGAGTCTTGAGCGCAGCTTACTTCAAATCTGTCTTGAGATATTGCCATAATCGCTCAATTGGATTTAACTCTGGACAGTAGGCAGGTTGAAATAACAAAGTTGCTCCTTTCGACGCTTTGACTCACCCATGATATCAATAGGGATCTCGCAATCACTACCCCCCTAGATTGTAGTTCAAAGCGGTTTCGGATTATCTTTTCGCTGCTTAAAATGTTGACAGGAGGCAGA is from Leptothermofonsia sichuanensis E412 and encodes:
- a CDS encoding NAD(P)/FAD-dependent oxidoreductase; the protein is MSLTAQQTQSTQLAEQINQNLSAPEAIAPPVKHHQIVIVGGGAAGITVAAQLLKRNRSLDIAIMEPSDKHYYQPGWTLVGGGVAPIDKFIRDEKDVIPKGATWIQARVVKLDPDRDTVITEAGQTIEYDYLVLCPGIQIDWHLIKGLKEALGQGGVTSNYSKDYAPYTWETIQAFKGGNALFTYPATPIKCGGAPQKVMYMADDIFKRKSGVGVSTTVMFCTVGASMFAVPEYSASLDKVVARRGIVTKFNHNLKEIKADTQEAIFDVTTDDGVEEISIHYDMIHVAPPMSAPDFIKHSPLAVSGTGGWVDVDKTTLQHTRYANVFSLGDASSLPTSKTAAAARKQAPIVVQNLLSLMQAQPMAAEYDGYTCCPLITGYNSTIMAEFAYGGKLAPSFPLDPTQERYSMYLAKAHVLPWLYWNRMLKGEGFEADIFKPINKLLRR
- a CDS encoding IS4 family transposase, with protein sequence MQQITEFRQVLQPLLGWHGARLAFVAQFLIALLRTRTVNLSELAASFCGSAQIPSNYKRLQRFFSDFDLDYAAIARAVVCLMGIPQPWVLAIDRTEWSFGGSVFNILTLGICHQGISFPVVFLMLDNRGNSNTQERIDLLNEFFTIFGEDVRLRCLTSDREFVGREWIGYLLEDEPIPFRGRIRETETLSDGSKALNGRVLFADLKAGETKILRKRRQVWGHWVYVVGLRLDTQELLILVTNHSPHSALKDYALRWNLETLFGAFKTRGFCLEATHFIDDYRVRKLFALLTLALCWVMRTGVWRQAHKTIQLKSHGRKAQSLFRYGLDYLHNLLVNLDHKLDEFLDNLKLLSCT
- a CDS encoding MBL fold metallo-hydrolase; translated protein: MMLFRQLFDQDTWTYTYLIADPKTREAVLVDSVIEQVERDYKLINELRLTLKYCLETHVHADHITGAGKLRELTGCETIVPENAQVDCANRHIQHGEILNVGEIKIQAIATPGHTDSHMAYLVNGDRVLTGDALFIRGCGRTDFQSGDAGTLYDSVTKNLFTLPDGTLVYPAHDYRGHSVSTIAEEEQWNPRFRGRTRDQFIEFMNGLNLPDPKKIMEAVPANEKCGNVLMIG
- a CDS encoding sulfite exporter TauE/SafE family protein; protein product: MLTTIIGHLLAILIGISLGLIGGGGSILAAPVLIYIMAVPAKSAFAMTLVIVGFASLIGAIPHWRQGNVNPKIIALFAPASMLGAYLGARLASLPFITHTIQLITFGVMMLIASITMIRKGASKSETSFNKVDHHDHHAVIRKWLAIALEGLGVGTLTGFIGIGGGFLVIPVLVLLGKTPMKEAVGTSLIILALKSVAGFAGYFGHVPIDWNLLLSFTIASSAGILLGSYLNQFMSAKQLEKGFGYFVLAVAIFVLIKR
- a CDS encoding ArsR/SmtB family transcription factor, whose amino-acid sequence is MPTKSAKRPVAVQEKAPKVSVAKAMDAKAVDAKAVDECGISKLTPEALSLMADFFKVLSEVSRLQIVCSLKTGAKNVTEIIEETELGQANVSKHLKMLTQAGVVAREQRGVCVYYRIANPFLFELCDLVCDALIMQVEQQSQQLQQLSKLRQSR